The Malus sylvestris chromosome 12, drMalSylv7.2, whole genome shotgun sequence genome contains a region encoding:
- the LOC126591856 gene encoding phosphoglycolate phosphatase 1A, chloroplastic-like isoform X1, with amino-acid sequence MSATIVIASASASAKSSQLFGFGSFGINSNNLSCTRSTTTTTTTSTRNLSWNFINSNKHKSRKSMMEDSFTTRASAQPLTNADDLIDSVETFIFDCDGVIWKGDKLIDGVPQTLDMLRSKVDNSKRQALLCALKPHAYCLFLQGKRLVFVTNNSTKSRKQYGKKFETLGLNVNEEEIFASSFAAAAYLKSINFPKDKKVYVIGEEGILKELELAGYQYLGGPEDGGKKIELKPGYLMEHDESVGAVVVGFDRNFNYYKIQYGTLCIRENPGCLFIATNRDAVTHLTDAQEWAGGGSMVGAISGSTQREPLVVGKPSTFMMDYLANEFGILKSQICMVGDRLDTDILFGQNGGCKTLLVLSGVTTLPVLQSPDNSIQPDFYTNKISDFLSLKAATV; translated from the exons ATGTCAGCAACAATAGTGAtagcttctgcttctgcttccgCGAAGAGTTCCCAATTGTTTGGGTTTGGGTCCTTTGGGATCAACAGCAACAATCTCTCTTGCACTCGttctactactactactactactactagtaCGCGTAATCTCTCATGGAACTTCATCAACAGCAACAAGCACAAGTCTAGGAAGTCAATGATGGAGGACAGCTTCACCACTCGGGCCTCCGCGCAGCCTCTCACGAATGCCGATGACCTCATTGACTCTGTGGAGACTTTCATCTTCGACTGCGATG GTGTTATATGGAAAGGAGATAAGCTCATAGATGGTGTCCCCCAAACTCTGGACATGCTCCGGTCCAAG GTAGATAATTCTAAGAGGCAAGCATTGTTATGTGCCCTCAAACCACATGCATATTGTCTTTTCCTTCAGGGAAAAAGATTAGTTTTCGTCACCAACAACTCAACAAAGTCTAGGAAGCAGTACGGTAAAAAGTTTGAGACGCTTGGTCTGAATGTCAATGAG GAGGAAATTTTTGCATCGTCTTTTGCTGCCGCTGCCTATTTGAAGTCCATTAATTTCCCAAAAGATAAAAAG GTCTATGTGATTGGTGAGGAAGGCATCTTGAAGGAGCTTGAGCTTGCTGGATATCAGTACCTTGGTGGACCA GAAGATGGTGGGAAGAAAATAGAGCTGAAACCTGGATATCTGATGGAGCATGATGAGAGC GTTGGAGCTGTTGTGGTTGGATTTGATCGAAATTTCAACTACTACAAAATTCA GTATGGGACACTCTGTATACGTGAAAACCCTGGATGTCTTTTCATTGCTACGAATCGTGATGCTGTCACTCATCTTACAGATGCTCAGGAATGGGCAG GTGGTGGTTCAATGGTTGGTGCTATCAGTGGATCTACTCAACGCGAGCCATTGGTTGTGGGAAAACCCTCTACATTTATGATGGACTACTTAGCAAACGA ATTTGGTATCCTGAAGTCACAGATCTGCATGGTTGGGGACAGGTTAGATACTGATATTCTGTTTGGACAAAATGGTGGTTGCAAAACTCTTCTGGTTCTCTCAG GCGTCACCACCTTGCCGGTGCTTCAGAGTCCCGACAACTCCATACAACCAGATTTTTACACAAACAAGATTTCAGACTTTTTGTCTCTCAAGGCTGCAACTGTATGA
- the LOC126591856 gene encoding phosphoglycolate phosphatase 1A, chloroplastic-like isoform X2 codes for MSATIVIASASASAKSSQLFGFGSFGINSNNLSCTRSTTTTTTTSTRNLSWNFINSNKHKSRKSMMEDSFTTRASAQPLTNADDLIDSVETFIFDCDGVIWKGDKLIDGVPQTLDMLRSKGKRLVFVTNNSTKSRKQYGKKFETLGLNVNEEEIFASSFAAAAYLKSINFPKDKKVYVIGEEGILKELELAGYQYLGGPEDGGKKIELKPGYLMEHDESVGAVVVGFDRNFNYYKIQYGTLCIRENPGCLFIATNRDAVTHLTDAQEWAGGGSMVGAISGSTQREPLVVGKPSTFMMDYLANEFGILKSQICMVGDRLDTDILFGQNGGCKTLLVLSGVTTLPVLQSPDNSIQPDFYTNKISDFLSLKAATV; via the exons ATGTCAGCAACAATAGTGAtagcttctgcttctgcttccgCGAAGAGTTCCCAATTGTTTGGGTTTGGGTCCTTTGGGATCAACAGCAACAATCTCTCTTGCACTCGttctactactactactactactactagtaCGCGTAATCTCTCATGGAACTTCATCAACAGCAACAAGCACAAGTCTAGGAAGTCAATGATGGAGGACAGCTTCACCACTCGGGCCTCCGCGCAGCCTCTCACGAATGCCGATGACCTCATTGACTCTGTGGAGACTTTCATCTTCGACTGCGATG GTGTTATATGGAAAGGAGATAAGCTCATAGATGGTGTCCCCCAAACTCTGGACATGCTCCGGTCCAAG GGAAAAAGATTAGTTTTCGTCACCAACAACTCAACAAAGTCTAGGAAGCAGTACGGTAAAAAGTTTGAGACGCTTGGTCTGAATGTCAATGAG GAGGAAATTTTTGCATCGTCTTTTGCTGCCGCTGCCTATTTGAAGTCCATTAATTTCCCAAAAGATAAAAAG GTCTATGTGATTGGTGAGGAAGGCATCTTGAAGGAGCTTGAGCTTGCTGGATATCAGTACCTTGGTGGACCA GAAGATGGTGGGAAGAAAATAGAGCTGAAACCTGGATATCTGATGGAGCATGATGAGAGC GTTGGAGCTGTTGTGGTTGGATTTGATCGAAATTTCAACTACTACAAAATTCA GTATGGGACACTCTGTATACGTGAAAACCCTGGATGTCTTTTCATTGCTACGAATCGTGATGCTGTCACTCATCTTACAGATGCTCAGGAATGGGCAG GTGGTGGTTCAATGGTTGGTGCTATCAGTGGATCTACTCAACGCGAGCCATTGGTTGTGGGAAAACCCTCTACATTTATGATGGACTACTTAGCAAACGA ATTTGGTATCCTGAAGTCACAGATCTGCATGGTTGGGGACAGGTTAGATACTGATATTCTGTTTGGACAAAATGGTGGTTGCAAAACTCTTCTGGTTCTCTCAG GCGTCACCACCTTGCCGGTGCTTCAGAGTCCCGACAACTCCATACAACCAGATTTTTACACAAACAAGATTTCAGACTTTTTGTCTCTCAAGGCTGCAACTGTATGA
- the LOC126592443 gene encoding protein HEADING DATE 3A-like isoform X2, with translation MPRDRDPLVVGRVVGDVLDPFTRSVSLRVTYGTKEVNNGCELKPSEVVQQPRADIGGDDLRTFYTLVMVDPDAPSPSDPNLKEYLHWLVTDIPATTAASFGQEIVCYESPRPTVGIHRFVLVVFRQLGRQTVYAPGWRQNFNTRDFAELYNLGLPVSVVYFNCQREGGSGGRRR, from the exons atgcctAGGGATAGGGACCCCCTTGTTGTTGGACGAGTGGTTGGTGATGTTTTAGACCCCTTCACAAGGTCTGTTTCTCTGAGGGTGACCTACGGTACTAAGGAGGTTAACAATGGTTGTGAGCTCAAACCTTCTGAAGTTGTCCAACAACCTAGAGCTGATATTGGTGGAGACGATCTCAGGACTTTCTACACTCTG GTCATGGTGGATCCTGATGCACCCAGCCCAAGTGACCCCAACCTAAAGGAATATTTGCATTG GTTGGTTACCGATATTCCAGCAACTACTGCGGCAAGCTTCG GGCAAGAGATAGTGTGTTATGAAAGTCCACGGCCAACAGTGGGGATTCATCGCTTTGTTTTGGTGGTGTTTCGCCAATTGGGTAGGCAAACGGTGTATGCTCCGGGATGGCGCCAGAACTTCAATACCAGAGACTTCGCCGAGCTTTATAATCTTGGATTACCGGTGTCTGTCGTCTATTTTAACTGCCAAAGGGAGGGCGGCTCCGGTGGAAGGAGAAGATAA
- the LOC126592443 gene encoding protein HEADING DATE 3A-like isoform X1, producing MPRDRDPLVVGRVVGDVLDPFTRSVSLRVTYGTKEVNNGCELKPSEVVQQPRADIGGDDLRTFYTLVMVDPDAPSPSDPNLKEYLHWCVSCSALSLSLSLSLHRDMLVTDIPATTAASFGQEIVCYESPRPTVGIHRFVLVVFRQLGRQTVYAPGWRQNFNTRDFAELYNLGLPVSVVYFNCQREGGSGGRRR from the exons atgcctAGGGATAGGGACCCCCTTGTTGTTGGACGAGTGGTTGGTGATGTTTTAGACCCCTTCACAAGGTCTGTTTCTCTGAGGGTGACCTACGGTACTAAGGAGGTTAACAATGGTTGTGAGCTCAAACCTTCTGAAGTTGTCCAACAACCTAGAGCTGATATTGGTGGAGACGATCTCAGGACTTTCTACACTCTG GTCATGGTGGATCCTGATGCACCCAGCCCAAGTGACCCCAACCTAAAGGAATATTTGCATTGGTGTGTATCCTGtagcgctctctctctctctctctctctctctctgcacagGGATAT GTTGGTTACCGATATTCCAGCAACTACTGCGGCAAGCTTCG GGCAAGAGATAGTGTGTTATGAAAGTCCACGGCCAACAGTGGGGATTCATCGCTTTGTTTTGGTGGTGTTTCGCCAATTGGGTAGGCAAACGGTGTATGCTCCGGGATGGCGCCAGAACTTCAATACCAGAGACTTCGCCGAGCTTTATAATCTTGGATTACCGGTGTCTGTCGTCTATTTTAACTGCCAAAGGGAGGGCGGCTCCGGTGGAAGGAGAAGATAA